From the Streptomyces sp. NBC_01216 genome, the window TCCCGGCGCGAACTGGCAGCGCCTGGGCAAGGCCCTCGGGACCTCGCCCGTCTACCCGGGCTGATCCGCGTGCGCCGGACCCCGGGCACGGGTCCAGGCGTCCCCGGTCCGGCCGTCGTCCACAGGGGTGGCCCCGAGCGGTCGCCCGGGAGGACAGTGGAGCCATGCGGGGGTGGTGGCGGGAGACGACCGGGCTGGTGCTGCCGGTCTCCTGCGCGGGCTGCGGCGGACCGCGCGAGCAGGTGTGCCCGGCGTGCGAGGCGGAGCTGACGGGGTCCGGACCGCGCGGGGTGCTGCCCCGGCCCGCGCCCGCCGGGCTGCCGGAGGTGTACGCGGCCGCCCCCTACGCGGGCCCCGTGCGCTCCCTGCTCCTGGCCCACAAGGAGCGGGGCGCGCTGGCGCTCGCCCGGCCCCTCGGCGTCGCGCTGGCAGGTGCCGTGGAGGCGGCTGCCGCGCCCTGTGAGGCTTTCGGGCCGGTTCCGCTGCTCCTCGTGCCGGTGCCCTCGTCACGACGCGCCGTACGGGCACGTGGCCACGATCCGACCCGGCGGATCGCGCTCGCCGCGGCCGGGCGGCTGCGGCGGGCGGGGCGAGCCGCCCGGGTGGTCCCGGTCCTGCGCCACGGCCGCCCCGTCGCCGACCAGTCGCAGCTCGGCGCGCGGGGCCGGTTCGCCAACCTGGCCGGTGCGCTGGAGCTCGTGCCGGGCGGGGCGCGGCTGCTGGCGGCCGGACGGGTGGTCCTGGTGGACGATCTGATGACCACGGGCGCCTCGCTGGCCGAGGCGGCGCGCGTGGTCGGCGCCGTACGCCCGCCGACTGCCGTACGCCCGGGTCCACCGTCCGCCGGACGTCGGCATCCACCGGCCGTCGTCCACCCCCCGTTCACCGCGCCCCCGTGCGCGGGCGACGCGGTGAGGGGACGGCACGGCCCCCCGGCGGCGGCGGTGGTCGCTTCTTCTCTCTCGTCGTTCGAATGAAACCGGAACTGGCGGGGAACCTGCATCGTTGCAGGTGATGAGAGGTGGAAACACCCGTACGGAGGTATGTGGCTGCAGCGGGTGCCGACACCCGTCCGAAAGAGCTATGTTCGGTTGTGAGGAATGGCGAACGCCATGGCCTCGCCGAATGCACGGGTGCGCCTCCAGGACAGGAGTTCAGGGCGAATCAACCTCAGGTTGGTGGGGTGGGGATCTTGCCGACTGGGGAGGAGGAGGTGAAAGTCGCCAAGTCCGAGACTCCGGTGAACACCGGGGTTCTGGTGCAAAGGGAGATGCCCGGCGGCCAAGGAGCCGATCCGGGCGATCCGGGAACGGAGTTCTGCGTGGACATCGTCGTCAAGGGCCGCAAGACCGAGGTGCCCGAGCGGTTCCGCAAGCACGTGGCCGAGAAGCTGAAGCTGGAGAAGATCCAGAAGCTCGACGGCAAGGTGATCAGCCTCGACGTCGAGGTGTCCAAGGAGCACAACCCGCGGCAGGCCGACCGGTCCGACCGCGTGGAGATCACCCTCCACTCCCGAGGCCCGGTGATCCGGGCGGAGGCGGCAGCAGGCGACCCGTACGCGGCACTCGACCTCGCGAGCGACAAGCTCGAGGCACGACTGCGCAAGCAGCACGACAAGCGATACACCCGCCGTGGCAACGGCAGGCTCTCGGCGGCCGAGGTCGCAGACGTGGTGCCGGGAGTCGCCCAGCTCAACGGCAACGGCGAGCTGGTGAGTGAGGAGTCGGGCAAGGTACCCACCACGATGATGGGTTCGATCGAAGTCCAGGGCGAGGGACCGCTGGTGGTCCGGGAGAAGACCCACAAGGCCGCCCCGATGACCCTCGACCAGGCTCTCTACGAGATGGAGCTGGTCGGGCACGACTTCTATCTGTTCGTCGACTCCGACAACAAGCAGCCGAGTGTCGTCTACCGGCGACACGCGTACGACTACGGCGTCATCCACCTGGAGAGCGACCCGCTCGCAGAGGGCGGCGGCGCCGGTGGTGCCCTGGGCGGCTGACCCTCGGCCGCGCCACACCCGACTGTCCCCAAGGTGCCCCTGGAGCGCCCCGCGCGCCCCCAGGGGCACCCCCGCGACACCACGGGATCACCGCATCGCCGCCCGGGCATGAAACTATGTCGTGCACGCCAACCGGTGCTTCGTGAGCAGCGGTTGGAGGACCGACCACGACTTCAGGCCACGGCCTCAGGGGGAGGAACGATGGCGCACAGCTTCGGGCCGGTGCAGGGCGGGCGGGAGCCCGACCGGGCGGCCACCCCGGAGGGATCGGATTCGGACACCGACGCACGTCGGGCGGAGCCGATCAGGGTCCTCGTGGTGGACGACCACGCCCTCTTCCGGCGCGGACTGGAGATCGTCCTCGCCCAGGAGGAGGACATCCAGGTCGTGGGCGAGGCGGGAGACGGGGCGGAAGCGGTCGACAAGGCCGCCGATCTCCTGCCCGACATCGTGCTGATGGACGTCCGAATGCCCAAGCGCGGCGGCATCGAAGCCTGCACCTCCATCAAGGAGGTGGCCCCCAGCGCGAAGATCATCATGCTGACGATCAGCGACGAGGAGGCGGACCTCTACGACGCGATCAAGGCGGGCGCGACCGGCTACCTCCTCAAGGAGATCTCCACCGACGAGGTGGCCACCGCCATCCGCGCGGTCGCCGACGGCCAGTCGCAGATCAGCCCCTCGATGGCGTCCAAACTCCTCACCGAGTTCAAATCGATGATCCAGCGGACGGACGAGCGTCGGCTCGTGCCCGCGCCCCGGCTGACCGACCGGGAGCTCGAAGTCCTCAAGCTGGTCGCGACCGGAATGAACAACCGGGACATCGCCAAGGAATTGTTCATCTCCGAGAACACCGTGAAGAACCACGTCCGCAACATTCTGGAGAAACTCCAGCTGCATTCCCGCATGGAAGCGGTCGTCTACGCGATGCGGGAGAAGATCCTCGAGATCAGGTGAGGCGGACCCGGGCGGCCGGTCCCTCCCACCCCGGGGCCACCCGTCAGGCTCCCGGGCCCGTCACGCTCCGGGCCCGACAGCCAAGCGCGGCCGTCAGCCAAGCGCGGCCGTCAGCCGAGCGCGGCCGTCAGCCGAGCGCGGCCGTCAGCTCCGCGGCCACCGAGGGCCCGTCCGCCCGCTCGATCCGCACGGCATCACAGCCCACCCACTCGGCCGCCTCCCGCAGGGCCCGCGCCATCGGCCCGATCGCCTTCGAGGAGTCCACGGACACCTGCCTGGCCACCAGCGTCCGGCCCTCCCGCGCCGGGTCCACCCGGCCCAGCAGCCTGCCGCCGGCCAGCAGCGGCATGGCGAAGTAGCCGTGCACCCGCTTCTGCTTCGGCACGTACGCCTCCAGCCGGTGGGTGAAGCCGAAGATCCGCTCCGTGCGGGCCCGCTCCCAGATCAGCGAGTCGAAGGGCGACAACAGCGTCGTCCGGTGCCGGCCGCGCGGCTCGGCCGCCAGCGCCGCCGGATCGGCCCAGGCGGGCTTGGCCCAGCCCGCGACGGTGACCGGCACCAGTCCGGCGGCCTCGACCACGGCGTCGAACTGCTCGCCCTTGATCCGGTGGTAGTCGGCGATGTCCGCGCGGGTGCCGACGCCCAGCGCCTCGCCGGCCTGCCGGACCAGCCGCCGCACGCACTCGGCGTCATCCATGTCGTCGTGGAGCAGGGCGTCCGGGATGGCCCGCTCCGCCAGGTCGTAGACCCGCTTCCAGCCCCGGCGCTCGGTGCAGACCACCTCGCCGTACATCAGCGCGCGCTCCACGGCGATCTTCGACTCCGACCAGTCCCACCACTCGCCCTTGTTCTTCGCGCCGCCCAGCTGGGTCGCCGTCTGCGGGCCCTCGGCGCGCAACTGCCGCACCACCGCGTCGTACGCGCCGTCCGGCAGCCGGTGGTGCCAGTGGGGCCGGTCGCGGTAGGCACGGCGACGGAAGGCGAAGTGCGGCCACTCCTCCACCGGCAGGACACAGGCCGCGTGCGACCAGTACTCGAAGGCGTGCGTCTCGGTCCAGTAGGCGTCCTCGACGGTGGAGCGGCCCACCGCGCCCAGACGCGCGTACGGGATCAGCTCGTGCGAACGGGCCAGGACGGAGATGGTGTCGAGCTGGACCTGTCCGAGGCGTCGCAGCATGCCCCGGACGCCGGCGCGGCGGTCGGGCGCGCCCAGGAATCCCTGCGCGCGCAGCGCGATCCGGCGGGCGTCGTCGGCGGACAGTTCGGCGGCGGGCGGCGGCACAGTCGTCATGGTCCGCACCCTAGAGGGCGGCACCGACAGTCATCCGGTGTTCCGCGGCGCCGGCAGGTGGGGCATCGGGCCCGGCAGCCCGAGGTCCGAGGGGAGCAGCGAGCCGACCCAGGCGTCCCGCAGGGTGCCGTGGTGCGGCAGGCCCGCGCGGAGCACGCCCTCGACCGTGAAACCGGCCCTCTCGGCGACCGCCCGGGAACCCGCGTTGCCGACCTCGGCCCGCCACTCCAGACGGACGCAGGCCAGGTCCGTGAAGGCCCAGCGGGCCAGCGCGAGGACCGCCTCGGTCACGAAGCCGCGCCCGCGGTGCTCCCTGGCGGCCCAGAAGCCGACCTCCCAGCAGCCCGACCGAGGGTGGTGGAGGCCCGCCGCCGCCAGGATCGGGCCGCCCGCGTGGGCCCGCACGGCGAAGTTGTACTCGGTGTCGTCGCGCCAGCCGACCGGGACCACGTGGGTGAGGAAGTCGTGGGCGTCCTGCCGGGTGTAGGGCGAGGGCACCGTGGTCCAGCGCTGGATGCCGGGGTCCTGGCAGACGGCGAAGACCTCGTCGGTGTCC encodes:
- a CDS encoding ComF family protein, with translation MRGWWRETTGLVLPVSCAGCGGPREQVCPACEAELTGSGPRGVLPRPAPAGLPEVYAAAPYAGPVRSLLLAHKERGALALARPLGVALAGAVEAAAAPCEAFGPVPLLLVPVPSSRRAVRARGHDPTRRIALAAAGRLRRAGRAARVVPVLRHGRPVADQSQLGARGRFANLAGALELVPGGARLLAAGRVVLVDDLMTTGASLAEAARVVGAVRPPTAVRPGPPSAGRRHPPAVVHPPFTAPPCAGDAVRGRHGPPAAAVVASSLSSFE
- the hpf gene encoding ribosome hibernation-promoting factor, HPF/YfiA family; amino-acid sequence: MDIVVKGRKTEVPERFRKHVAEKLKLEKIQKLDGKVISLDVEVSKEHNPRQADRSDRVEITLHSRGPVIRAEAAAGDPYAALDLASDKLEARLRKQHDKRYTRRGNGRLSAAEVADVVPGVAQLNGNGELVSEESGKVPTTMMGSIEVQGEGPLVVREKTHKAAPMTLDQALYEMELVGHDFYLFVDSDNKQPSVVYRRHAYDYGVIHLESDPLAEGGGAGGALGG
- a CDS encoding response regulator transcription factor codes for the protein MAHSFGPVQGGREPDRAATPEGSDSDTDARRAEPIRVLVVDDHALFRRGLEIVLAQEEDIQVVGEAGDGAEAVDKAADLLPDIVLMDVRMPKRGGIEACTSIKEVAPSAKIIMLTISDEEADLYDAIKAGATGYLLKEISTDEVATAIRAVADGQSQISPSMASKLLTEFKSMIQRTDERRLVPAPRLTDRELEVLKLVATGMNNRDIAKELFISENTVKNHVRNILEKLQLHSRMEAVVYAMREKILEIR
- a CDS encoding winged helix-turn-helix domain-containing protein — protein: MTTVPPPAAELSADDARRIALRAQGFLGAPDRRAGVRGMLRRLGQVQLDTISVLARSHELIPYARLGAVGRSTVEDAYWTETHAFEYWSHAACVLPVEEWPHFAFRRRAYRDRPHWHHRLPDGAYDAVVRQLRAEGPQTATQLGGAKNKGEWWDWSESKIAVERALMYGEVVCTERRGWKRVYDLAERAIPDALLHDDMDDAECVRRLVRQAGEALGVGTRADIADYHRIKGEQFDAVVEAAGLVPVTVAGWAKPAWADPAALAAEPRGRHRTTLLSPFDSLIWERARTERIFGFTHRLEAYVPKQKRVHGYFAMPLLAGGRLLGRVDPAREGRTLVARQVSVDSSKAIGPMARALREAAEWVGCDAVRIERADGPSVAAELTAALG
- a CDS encoding GNAT family N-acetyltransferase translates to MEPLTLTTDRLTLRTFVPQDTDEVFAVCQDPGIQRWTTVPSPYTRQDAHDFLTHVVPVGWRDDTEYNFAVRAHAGGPILAAAGLHHPRSGCWEVGFWAAREHRGRGFVTEAVLALARWAFTDLACVRLEWRAEVGNAGSRAVAERAGFTVEGVLRAGLPHHGTLRDAWVGSLLPSDLGLPGPMPHLPAPRNTG